One genomic segment of Hemibagrus wyckioides isolate EC202008001 linkage group LG08, SWU_Hwy_1.0, whole genome shotgun sequence includes these proteins:
- the LOC131357406 gene encoding uncharacterized protein LOC131357406 isoform X1 produces the protein MWQGIQSITNYRPAPPACDSDASLPDVLNSFYARFEAQNDVTARKTSPSSEDQVLCLTTADVRKTLHRVNPRKAAGPDNNSGRVLRECAEQLVDVFTDIFNISPSSAVVPTCLKSTTIIPVPKKSPVSCLNDYRPVALTPINMKCFERLVMRHIKNLLPPSLDPMQFAYRPNRSTDDAITTTLHLALTHLDNKYTYLRMLFIDFSSAFNTIIPQHLI, from the coding sequence atgtggcaaggcatccagtccatcaccaactacaggccagctccacctgcctgtgacagtgatgcctcccttccagatgtgctgaacagcttctacgctcggttcGAGGCACAAAATGAcgtgacagcgaggaagaccagcCCTTCttcagaggaccaggtgctctgtctcaccacagctgatgtgaggaaaactctacacagagttaacccacggaaagctgctggaccagacaacaattctggcagagtgctcagggaatgtgcagaacagctagtagACGTCTTCacggacatcttcaacatctccccgAGCAGCGCCGTCGTCCCAACGTGCCTAAAGTCAACCACTATCATCCCCGTGCCGaaaaagtctccagtgtcctgtctcaatgactaccgtcccgttgcactcacacccatcaacatgaagtgcttcgagaggctcgtcatgagacacattaagaacctgctgcccCCGTcacttgaccccatgcagtttgcgtatcgtccaaatcgatccacagacgatgccatcaccacaaccctccatctggccctcacacacctggacaataaatacacttacctacgaatgctgttcattgacttcagttcagcattcaatacgatcattcctcagcacctgatctag
- the LOC131357406 gene encoding uncharacterized protein LOC131357406 isoform X2: protein MHSSNHIIKFADDTTVVGLISKNDESAYREEVQHLTAWCKVNNLSLNVDKTKEMVVDFRRAKSEHSPLNIDGSIVEIVKSTKFLGVHLAEDLTWSLNTSSITRKAQQRLYFLRRLRKAHLLPPILTTFYRGTIESILNSCIRRHLLHSLHPQS from the coding sequence atgcacagctctaatcatatcatcaagttcgccgatgacacgaccgtggtgggtctcatcagcaagaacgacgagtcagcatatagagaggaggtgcaacatctaacagcctggtgtaaagtcaataacctgtctctgaacgtcgacaagactaaagagatggttgttgacttcaggagagcaaagagtgaacattctccactgaacattgatgggtccatcgtggagatcgtcaagagcaccaaattccttggtgtccacctggcagaggacctcacctggtcactcaacaccagctccatcaccaggaaagcccagcagcgtctctatttcctgcgaaggctgaggaaggctcatctcctacctcccatcctgaccaccttctacagagggaccatcgagagcatccttaACAGCTGCATCcgcagacatttactccactcgctgcatccgcaaagctaa
- the LOC131357968 gene encoding serine/threonine-protein kinase pim-1-like, translating to MLQVGEAAGYCQSHKVFHRDIKAENLLFNSDTLDIKLIDFGCGDLWQDTPYVEYAGTPDFWPPEWIQQQQYYADHATIWSLGILLYSLVCGEMPFSNEEEIVAGSLNFIPGLSEACRHLINWCLEQDPTKRPSLKQISKHGWFTEALQVSQMMNRPCWIRPSAPNKL from the exons atGCTGCAGGTGGGCGAGGCTGCCGGCTACTGCCAAAGTCACAAGGTTTTCCACCGTGACATCAAGGCGGAAAACCTTCTGTTCAACTCCGACACCCTGGACATAAAATTGATCGATTTTGGCTGTGGTGATTTGTGGCAGGACACGCCCTACGTGGAATATGCAG GAACCCCAGATTTTTGGCCTCCAGAATGGATCCAGCAACAACAGTACTACGCCGACCATGCTACCATCTGGAGTCTGGGCATTCTCCTATACAGCTTAGTCTGTGGAGAAATGCCCTTCAGTAATGAGGAGGAAATTGTTGCTGGGTCCCTCAATTTCATACCTGGCCTGTCTGAAG CCTGCCGCCATCTGATCAACTGGTGCTTAGAGCAAGATCCCACCAAAAGACCAAGCCTGAAGCAGATCAGTAAACATGGGTGGTTCACAGAAGCCCTTCAGGTTAGCCAG atGATGAATAGGCCATGTTGGATCAGACCATCAGCACCCAACAaattataa